GATGAAGATGTCTGTTTTCAGCAAATCCGAAAGCTCCTTAGTTACCTTCCGCAAAACAATGCGGAGTCGCCCCTACGCCTAAGCACAAGCGACGACCCTAGTCGCCTAGAACCAGTTTTGGACGAAATAGTCCCCGAAAATCCGCACCTCCCATACGACATAAAGGAAATCATACTCAAGGTCGTAGATTGCGAGGATTTTTTCGAGCTGCAAGAAAATTACGCGGGAAACATTGTAACTGGATTTGCGCGCCTTGGTGGCTATAGCGTTGGCATCGTGGCAAATCAGCCGCAAGTCCTTGCTGGCTGCTTGGATATCAATGCCAGCATTAAGGCCGCGCGTTTCGTTCGATTCTGTGATGCTTTTAATATCCCCATAGTTACTTTTGTCGATGTGCCCGGCTTCCTCCCAGGTACTAAACAGGAGTTTGGCGGAATAATCCGTCATGGAGCTAAGCTGCTATATGCCTACGCGGAAGCAACTGTTCCGAAGGTAACGGTCATAACTAGAAAAGCATATGGGGGCGCTTACGACGTTATGAGTTCAAAGCACATTCGCGGAGACATTAACCTGGCATATCCAACGGCTGAAGTGGCAGTAATGGGCCCCGAGGGGGCCGTAAACATAATATTTCGTTCAGAACTAAGCGATGCCAAGGATTCCGCGCAAGCACATTTAGAACTAGTAGATCAATATAGAGAGCAGTTTGCAAATCCTTGGACTGCCACCTCACTTGGGTATATCGATGCCGTAATTGAACCATCGCAAACCAGACTTCACCTCATTCGCGCACTTGAAATGCTCGAAACTAAACAACAAACAAACCCCGCTAAAAAGCACGGGAACATTCCACTATGAGCGAGGATAAGGACAGTAAACTTTTAATGCCAAATGGTTCAGCGATGGTCACTAATCGAGATTTGATCCATCCAGAAATCATTATCGCGATCGGAGCCGCATTGCTACTGGAGAGACACGAGGGAATAGGCCCATATGGATACTTGTCGTATACCCGGAGACGTGCACATTCGCAAAAACAGAAAGTAAAAGTAACGGTGAGGCGATCAGCTAATAAGTGCAAAAAACCATGAAGGAACCTACTACTTGTCACATCGCCGTTAATGGCAACAACTACGAGGTCAAGGTTATCCAGCGCGAGCGTTCTAGGGTCGTATTTTCAATTGCCGATCGCCACTACGAGGTGGAGTTTTTAAATACAGTTGCAAGCACTGGCGAAGGCGTGAGGGACAAAACGCAATCGGTTTCAGATAGTCGTGCTAAGACATCCAAACAGCAATCGCTAGCACTTCCAACGAGCTCGCAAGTGCTCGATCCGAATCTAAGCCCTATATACTCCCCGATGCCTGGAGTGGTTATTGCCATCCTCGCGCCAGAAGGCACGCTAGTAAAGCGCGGTGATGTATTGCTAAAACTCGAAGCTATGAAGATGGAAAACAACGTAATCTCGCCAACATCTGGCTGCGTAGAAAAACTCTACGTAAGCGAAAGGGCCGAGGTGTCCGATTCGCAAATCCTTCTTTCAATTCGCAACTCACCCGAAGCTGAGTAAGGGGCGTTGCTTTGCTAACGCTAGCGAGCGCCCTCAAACATTTGTGCTACTTTTTCGCTCCCGTGCCAAAAAACGGATTATCGTCGCCAAAAATTAAATCATCGTCTAGTTTTTTGCCTCCGCTCTTGCTGGCATCGCCACTACCTTCATATCCCATCTCGGAAGGCGTTGAAGGTCTTAGTTCGAACTTGAGTCCAGAGCTCTTAGACTGCTTCTCGCTTTCATTTGCCAATCTTTCGATTTCTTGCGCCCTGGCAGCCTCGTCCGCTTCCTCTTTTGGATCCAGTCTCTCAACCCACTTAAATTGGCTAACCTTACTGCTGTTCTCGCTCCGCAATTCGGAATGAATCGAGGACGCGGCTGACGAGGATGATGAGCTAAGTTGGGATGTCACTGCTTTCTTTTGCGACAGGGCTTTTGCAGCGCGATCGGTAAAGCGCATTGAAATTGAAATTCGGCGATTGGAAGGATGATGCGAATCGTCTTCTCGTTTTAACCTTTGTGCCGAAAAACCAACCACTCGCGCAATTTTTTCGTCCTTCATCCCCTGCTCCTGAAATATTCTTCGAGCTGCATTGGCGCGATCGGTTGAAAGGTTCCAGTTGTCGTAGCGCGCCTGCATTTTTTCGCTAAATGGAGTCGCGTCCGTATGGCCCTCTATGTCTATCGGATTTGGTAGGTCCATTAATATAGTTGCTATGCTGCGCAAAGCTTGCTGTGCCTCACTAGAAAGAATTGAACTTCCGACGGAAAACATCGAGGCATTCTCCGTATCCATTATTTCAAGATGAAGCCCTTGCTGGTCAACCTTTAACTCAAATTGCCCAAGTAGAGCGCCGTATTCTTCCTGCATGCGCTCTACTTCCTCTTGCAGCTCTTTTAACAACTCGTCGAATTTGGATCTCTCCTTCTCCTCTTCCTCTGTCAAAGCACCAGTGTCGCCAGCTTCCTCTGCCGCGCCGGCCTCCTCGTAGATATTGTGATGCGGAAGAGTTTGAGAATCGGCATCGGCAGGCGGTGCAAATGTATCAGGCAATATCCCACCTCCGCCAATTTCTAGTGGACTACCAGAACCAGCCTCAAATACACCCGGTCTACGAAAGTAGCTCGCCAACGCTTCGCGGGTTGCAACAGAGGCGCTATTTACTAGCCACAAAACCAAAAATAGCGCCATCAT
This window of the Deltaproteobacteria bacterium genome carries:
- a CDS encoding acyl-CoA carboxylase subunit beta, with the translated sequence MRKQLARLKRMHVEAEQSGGKDKVEKQHLAGKLTARERIAKLLDPGSFVEIDKFVTHQCSNFGIDKKKFLGDGVVCGYGNIDGRQVFLFAQDFTVFGGALSRTHAAKITKIMDLAQSVGCPIIGLNDSGGARIQEGVESLGGYADIFLRNVMLSGVVPQISAILGPCAGGAVYSPAITDFIAMTEQTSYMFITGPDVVKAVTKEIVSKEDLGGAHTHNEISGVAHLLAKDEDVCFQQIRKLLSYLPQNNAESPLRLSTSDDPSRLEPVLDEIVPENPHLPYDIKEIILKVVDCEDFFELQENYAGNIVTGFARLGGYSVGIVANQPQVLAGCLDINASIKAARFVRFCDAFNIPIVTFVDVPGFLPGTKQEFGGIIRHGAKLLYAYAEATVPKVTVITRKAYGGAYDVMSSKHIRGDINLAYPTAEVAVMGPEGAVNIIFRSELSDAKDSAQAHLELVDQYREQFANPWTATSLGYIDAVIEPSQTRLHLIRALEMLETKQQTNPAKKHGNIPL
- a CDS encoding OmpA family protein; this encodes MPEGPDGKTIIIVKKVSGHGGHHGGAWKVAYADFVTAMMALFLVLWLVNSASVATREALASYFRRPGVFEAGSGSPLEIGGGGILPDTFAPPADADSQTLPHHNIYEEAGAAEEAGDTGALTEEEEKERSKFDELLKELQEEVERMQEEYGALLGQFELKVDQQGLHLEIMDTENASMFSVGSSILSSEAQQALRSIATILMDLPNPIDIEGHTDATPFSEKMQARYDNWNLSTDRANAARRIFQEQGMKDEKIARVVGFSAQRLKREDDSHHPSNRRISISMRFTDRAAKALSQKKAVTSQLSSSSSSAASSIHSELRSENSSKVSQFKWVERLDPKEEADEAARAQEIERLANESEKQSKSSGLKFELRPSTPSEMGYEGSGDASKSGGKKLDDDLIFGDDNPFFGTGAKK